From the genome of Chloroflexota bacterium:
CCCAGTAGGTCATAAGAGCAGCACGCTCAATAGACACACCGGTGACAATGAAACCATCGGAAGCGCGCTCAATTTCAAAAGCGCGTGGATCATCCTCTACGCGGTAGATGGGCATATCTTCGGTTTTTGTGAGCGGAATCAGAGGCAATTCAATCAGTATTTGCCGGGCGCGAAATAGCACCGGCTTCACACCCGTACCGGCTACAGCTGAGATAGCGTAAGTTTCGTAATCACGCTTCTCCAGCTCACGCTGAACTTCCGGCCAGCGCGCTTGCACATCGGGCAAATCCATTTTGTTGAAAACAACAATCTGGGGCTTAGTGGCTAAATCGGGGTCAAAGAGAGCCAACTCGCTATTGATCTGGGAAAAATCAAGCAAGGGGTTTTCCGCCATGCCATCCAGCAGGTGGATCAATACACGTGTACGCTGAATATGGCGCAAAAACTCGTGCCCCAAGCCCACACCTTGATGCGCGCCCTCGATCAGGCCGGGAATATCTGCTAAAACCAGCGAGATATCTACATCGAGGCGAGCTACGCCTAAATTGGGCTGCAAGGTTGTAAAGGGATAGGGGGCGATCTTTGGGGTAGCATTGGTCACTGCCGATAGCAGCGTCGATTTCCCCGCGTTTGGGGCGCCGACCAACCCGACATCGGCGATCAACTTCAATTCCAGGCGCAGATTGCGTTCTTCAGACGGGGCACCCTTCTCTGCAAGACGGGGAGCTTTATTGGTTGAAGATGCAAAACGGGAATTTCCACGACCACCACGGCCACCCTTACAAACCACTAGCCGGTGTTCTTCTGCGGTGAGATCTCCCAGCAACTCGCCGGAATGCGCATCGTAAACGAGCGTTCCGGGTGGCACTGGGAGAATCAAATCTTGCCCCGATTTACCGCTTTTATTATTTCCGCCACCTTTAGCGCCATCGTCGGCAAGGTAATGGTGTTTGTGTCGAAACGGAGATAGAGTAGTCAGTTTATTATCAACTTGAAAAACCACACTACCACCGCGACCGCCATCACCACCATCTGGGCCACCACGGGGAACATATTTTTCGCGGCGGAAGTGTACAATGCCTGCCCCACCACGCCCCGAACGCACGTATATTTCTACTTCATCAATGAACATTTTATCTCTTTGTTGCTTGCAATAAATGGAAAGGCGCAGGCCTTTGCAATGAAACATCGGCTAAATGGGGTCATTCTCTAAGATCAGTACCCGGTTCGTTGGGAATAAAGGACTATTATACCATTGGGGAGTTTTTGATGCGCCTATGCTATAATTGGGGGCATTCTTCCCCAGATCAGGAGCACCTATATGACCAAACAAGATATTCCAGACATCGTTGTCGGACGACTTCCCTTTTATTTACGCTCGTTACAACGCATGCAGCAAGAAGGCCAGCAAGTTACATCATCCCAAGAACTCGGCGCCCGGCTGGGAGTCTCTGCAGCCCAAATCCGAAAAGACTTATCTCAATTTGGTGAGTTTGGGAAACAAGGCACCGGCTACAATATTCAGTTTCTCAGTAATCAATTACGAAAAATACTAAATCTCGATCAAGTATGGGATATGGCGATTATCGGTGCAGGTGATGTAGGTAACGCGCTAGCCCATTATTCGGGCTTCCGCAACCGCGGTTTTCAGTGCACGATGATTTTCGATAATACCGCCGAAAAAATTGGGGGAATGATTGGCACATTGGTTGTAAAAGATGTCGCTTATATGGCTGATGAAATTCAGGCTGCCGGGATAAAGGTAGCCATGTTAGCCGTCCCAGCCGATCATGCCCAAGAAGTTACCGATCTGCTGATTGAAGCAGGAGTCAAAGCAATCTTGAATTATGCCCCTATTCAGTTATC
Proteins encoded in this window:
- the obgE gene encoding GTPase ObgE, with amino-acid sequence MFIDEVEIYVRSGRGGAGIVHFRREKYVPRGGPDGGDGGRGGSVVFQVDNKLTTLSPFRHKHHYLADDGAKGGGNNKSGKSGQDLILPVPPGTLVYDAHSGELLGDLTAEEHRLVVCKGGRGGRGNSRFASSTNKAPRLAEKGAPSEERNLRLELKLIADVGLVGAPNAGKSTLLSAVTNATPKIAPYPFTTLQPNLGVARLDVDISLVLADIPGLIEGAHQGVGLGHEFLRHIQRTRVLIHLLDGMAENPLLDFSQINSELALFDPDLATKPQIVVFNKMDLPDVQARWPEVQRELEKRDYETYAISAVAGTGVKPVLFRARQILIELPLIPLTKTEDMPIYRVEDDPRAFEIERASDGFIVTGVSIERAALMTYWEYDQSARRFQRILNALGIEDALRKAGIQPGDTVYIGNHELEWSE
- a CDS encoding redox-sensing transcriptional repressor Rex; this translates as MTKQDIPDIVVGRLPFYLRSLQRMQQEGQQVTSSQELGARLGVSAAQIRKDLSQFGEFGKQGTGYNIQFLSNQLRKILNLDQVWDMAIIGAGDVGNALAHYSGFRNRGFQCTMIFDNTAEKIGGMIGTLVVKDVAYMADEIQAAGIKVAMLAVPADHAQEVTDLLIEAGVKAILNYAPIQLSVPESVRVENIDPATHLQRMSYYLK